The genomic stretch ATACCCGTTGTTCCGGCATTCGGATCAATGTTTATCGATTGCCATTTCGGGTAAACCGTTTAGTGACCAGTCGTAGGATTTCCTCTCGTTGTTCGACTCCGTAAGGTAGTCATCCCTTCGTCTCCCCCCATcccccaccatccccctCGCAGGCTTTCAGTCCGGTTGGAGCGGCGTTGGATGCATATACTTGTTTTGAGCGGcattgtttgattttgtttgatttttgGTAAGTGTCTCCCCATGTGGTCgggtgttttctttctttttacttttcggGTCGGTGTTGGTATCGCGGAAGCAATTACCCAAGCACATGTAATCAATGCGCTGTCCGATGAGAATCTTATTTCACTATTTCTTAACTCCCTCGGGGTATACTGATGAAGCATAGGCACTATCACGCCAGTATACCCCTTCCGCGCTTGAGTTTTTGTAATTGATGAACGTTACGACTGCCCTGCCTGAATCTAACCCGTCTCTCTGCCCTTGCGCAATTGGTCTCGACCACCATTATTGATACCCACCAATAGCGAGacctggaagaagaggaattcaaaaaagaaaatggaggcATTATCACCGCGATCAACAAACCAAGTCATCAAGCCCAAGCCCATGGAGCGCAAAGTCTTAGATCGCaatgctgcagctgcagctgcagctcaaAAGGCTGCATCCTCAAAGAACCATGCGCCACCGCCACCGTCATTGGTTgcagaacctgaagaagatggggagcGATATTCGACAGGGGCATTTCTAGGTAAAGGAGGATTTGCTATCTGCTACGAGGGCACATTATTACGGAATCACCGCGTCTTTGCTATGAAGGTCGTCAGGTCAGAGATGGCACAGAAAAAAATGCAAGAAAAGGTACCTAGCGCACTCCTGCTGGACTGAAGGTTGATAGTTACTGATCGCGCCTCTGATAGTTTCGCACCGAGCTTCAAATCCATTCGAAAATGCGACACCCTCATATTGTCACCTTCCACcgagcttttgcttttgagaAATGTATATACGTGATCCTAGAGTTGTGTCCTAATGGATCGGTCATGGATATGGTTAAGAAGAGGAGGTCCCTCAGTTTACCGGAGGTGCGGCGGTTCATGATACAACTGTGCGGTGCGGTGAAATATTTGCATAAGCGGAATGTTGCACATCGCGACCTGAAGATGGgcaatctttttcttgaccAGAATATGGATATTAAAGTGGGAGACTTTGGCCTCGCAGCTATGATAATATCtgaaaaggatgagaaaagaagaaaaacctTATGTGGAACGCCAAATTATATAGCCCCCGAAGTTCTTGATAAAAGTAAAGGAGGTCACACACAGAAGGTTGACATCTGGTCATTGGGTGTGATATGGTAAGTGGACTTTTTCTCTGACTGCTGACATGGAGATTCCAAAGCCGGGCTAAACGATTCTTCTAGCTTTGCAATGCTTACTGGATACCCGCCATTTCAGTCGAAGACCCAAGAAGAGATCTATAAGAAAGTCAGAAGTCTCACATACGTTTGGCCGAAGGACTCAGAATGTTCCAAccatattccagaggaagcCAAGTCGCTTGTTAGCTCTTGTCTTAACCTTGCAGAAAATGAACGCCCAGATCCCGATGACATTGTCGAGCACCCTTTTTTCCATATGTACGAGGGTTGCATACCCAAAAGACTGGATCCGGCATGCTGCCTTGCCAAGCCAATATGGTTGAAGCCGGACGAACCTCGGGGAGATCGCATGATGTTTGGGAATAGCTTAGATTACGATGAGAAGCTTGCGAGTTACATAGAATATGTTGACGATCCGAACCAGCGGTACCCCATATGCAAGGCAGCCTTCTACAGTCTCTGTGGTGTGGGTCGAAAACCAGATGGCTCTGCCCGCAAGGCTGCTGGGAAAAACGCTTCCAAATCTGCGTTTGCTGAATGTCTAGTGGAAGAGGAGCGCGGCCTCCAGCCTGTGATTCCGCTGCCCGAAGACATTGTTTACAGATATCCTCATGCACCGGAAGGAGATTGGAGCATCCCTGAAGCGACTTTAGTAAGTCGTAGGGATGGCGCTCTACAAGACACTACGCTCCTCTCGTCTAGGAGCACTTTGTCCTTGCGAAGCAACTCGGTGTCGCTCACACGGACACAAGCGGCACTTGCTGCAGCCCAGCAGCGGCGCCAAGCGTCGCAGAGCCATGCTGCAACCCTTCGACAGCAGGCATCCATCGGTCGAGGCTCACTTCGAAAGATCACTGCTCTTTGCGATCCACCAGCCTTAACAAAACCAGCTCTTCCTGAGGTGAGAGAGCTAGCCCTGGATGTTGGTCCTGTGCCTAGTGGTGGACTTGCCGAGAGGCCTATCCGCGCGCGACGTGGCGTGTCGGGGTCACTGCGTGACTCGGAGCGGAATACCGCATCGGTGGAGTCTAAAACTGGCCACGAAGCTGGTGTTTTGACTGTCGGCAAGACACGCTCGCAGTCCCGGCGTTTGGAAGCAGCGAACCAAGAATCAGCTGGCCTGCCTAATGCCAAAGAACGGTCGGCGCCTACAGCTCCCGAGAAGTTGCCGATCATTTCACGCCAGAGCTCTTTACGAGCGCCAACCAAGACCGAACCCAGAGACGCCCCGAACCACAAAGACAGCGGCAAATTGACCGCAAAGGATGAATTGGATGCTCAAAGCCGTCGCTTAGCAGCTGAAGCTCAGTCTCAACAATCGAGCCGATCCGGTAGCAAGGCATCTCCACCGGCTGGAAGTAAACCACGGTCCTCAATAGGGCTGCACCCTCTTTTCCATAAGGATGACTCGTGCGAACTCCTGCCCCGGTCCTCCGTCATTGATGTCAACGCCGACCTGCGGCACATGCTGGCCAACTTAGTTCCTTATTCATCTGCTCGGCGACGGACAGCTTCGAGGCGTGCGCCCCATACGTATGTCATTAAATGGGTGGACTATACCAACCGGTACGGAATTGGGTATGTTTTGGACGATGGAAGTGTCGGGTGTGTATTCAAGTCTGGTAATGGACAGCCAGCGAGTGGGGTTGTCATGCGCGATGGGGAAAAGCACATCCGACGCAAAGCCAGGCATCAGgagcgaaaagaaaatggggcATATGCCTACTCTGAAGCGGGACAACTTATCCCTCGCAATGGAAGGCTGGTCGAGTTCTACGAGAACTGTGACAATGAGTTGCCCGAGAATCGTGGTAGTATTCGTCGCGCCTTTGTCTCCCCTTCCGTGTTTGAACGGGAGAGTTCGTCTAGTTCCTCGTCCGGCCTTGTATACAAGGCCCGGTTGAATGCCAGTGTTGAATGCGCGCGGGCCGACGCCGAAAAGATCAAACGTGTCAAATTGGCACACCAATTTGGTGAATATATGATTGGATCTCTGGGAAGGAATGAAGCGTATCTCGAGGACCAGTTGCCACCGGACCATCATGGCCAATTTGTCAAATTCTACCAACGGTTTGGCAATGTAGGCGTCTGGGGGTTCGGTGATGGTGCCTTCCAGGTTAGTTtatcctttattttttttctttccttttcactaTTCCTTTTCCCCTGCTAATGCCCTAATCCTGTAGTTTAATTTCCCGGATCACACCAAAGTTGTCATCTCGCCCGGTCGCACCAGAAGCTCGTCACCATGGATTGACTTCTACCATCTCTCCCCGTCTGCTGCTCGTTACTTGAGTTCCAAGGGAAAAATGCACCCGTCTGGTTTCGATAGCCGATCCATGGCATCCGACGAGGCGGGTACATTCCTTAGTATCGCGTACGGCACTGGCACTACTCCCAAGGATGAGCGTCTTCGCGACATCCTGGAGGCGAATGCGTTTTTACCGAAGATTACTTTCATGAAGGCTGTCCTCAAAGGTTGGATTAAGCTTGGCCGCCTCGGTGAACGACCCTTAGACCAGCAATCTGCATCTGATGGGTTGTTCTGGGAGGGTGCCCAGGAAAGACCGCAATCGGGCGGAAGTGGCAGCAGATTTGTCTGGGTGACGGTAGGAGCACCTGGAGGGGACACCGAATATCGATCCGTTTCCCtaaagaaggccgagaacgAACCGGACGGCGAGATGGATGCGTTAAGAGAGCGACTGCGGAGGTTGGGGGTTCCATCGTAGCGATGGTCTATACTCATGACGACACGACTTGACTTGAACTTTTTCGTGGCTAGTTTTCTGTATTCTCGTGGCATTTCGCATTTATGTAGTGTTGATCCGTTGTTGACCGTTTTGCATTGACTACCCGGTGttaatattataattatatcGCTGATGTACAGTATGATACGCTTTCATCTTGTTGACTTTGAAGCCCTAATCTATAATCACCACCCAGGAATGAGAAGCATTATGTTGACCAACAAGATCAGGAGAATTAACTCTACAAACTCATCTCCACCCCCGAGATATGATCTATATCATTCGTCGACGAGTATCCGAGATTCTGACAGGCGGGTTTAGCTTCTGCACCAGAGAAAAGTCAATGTACGGTGAGCAAATCAGCAACTTGAACCGATATGACAGGCTGGATCCATGGGTTTCGCTTCGGCATTAACCAAAATCTTAGTGTTGCCGATCCATGCCCATTGTGATCCGATCGGCGGTGTTCTTGTCAAAGTGCAATTTGACCCTCTTGCGATTATGCTTTGGTCCTTGTTTTTGGTCCCCTTTTCGTTCAGCGAAGTTGCAAAGTGTCTCGTGAGGTTTAGTTGGCTGCTTGAATCCAATGTGACCAATGTCGCTGACATGTATGCAGTTACTTCTGATAGACTGGGCCTTATTCACGGCATTTCATCCCGGCATTAGCTCGAGCTAACTGCATATGAGCTCTGCTATCACGGTTCAATATCCAATTACCCATGGCGGATCCACAGGCGCCATCAAAATTTTAACCACTCACAGTTGTTTATGAGTGGCTGTGCCATGCCAGACGTATCTCAATTTCCCGTCCGCTCTCTTTGGCTATCGGGTAGCTTGCCAAAACCTTTCTCGATCTGCAGTGATTAGGGTCCAGCCGTGTGGGTATCCCTCCAAAGTTTGGCACGTTCGAACCTCTCTGCTTCAATGATTGGTTTTGATTCAGGTTCCTCTCCCTCTGTCACTCACGGTGTCCGTGCCACTTGCAGAAAAATGTGCCCCATCAAGCAGATTTTGGCTAGCTGAGTCTCACAGATTGGTAGGATCACGTAGGGAAGCCAGGGAAACAATGATTATTGCGACCCATACCCCGGGATTCTATTGGGAAAGTGGGAGCGTCCGTCCCCTGCATATATAGGGCCTCCCCCCAGCTTCGCTACGTGCGGCGCGCTTGCTCTAAAAAACACCTCCCATCACCATGACGAGCGAACAATACCCACATCGCGATGGCCTCGCAAGACGGCTGTTGGCTGCCTTCATTGGCAATCCGGACCCTGTTCTCCCCACAGCAGCTCATAGTGTACCCACGATGAATAACCACAGCGAAACAATGGGGCTGCCACCAGAAGTTCGAGCAAAGCGCCTCACAATTGCGAGAACGGAAGCAAACGCGCTGATTCCACCCAGCGACAAGCTTCTCGTCTTCCGTGCCCTCACAGGCATCGACAGCGTCCCGACATTGAATACACTCCACCACTATAACCGTACCGTGCCCAACGTCGGCATCTACGCACGAGTGGTCGAAGCAGAGCAAACCACCGCCAAGCGATACCGTTTCTACAGTATTCTCATCAACACCTGCCTGGATGTGCAGATTGTCGTTGCCGCATCGCTCACAGCCCTCGGTGCCGCTTCAGGTCCACATTCCGCCGTGACTGCGTTCGGCGCCATCAACACCATTATGGCCGGAATCCTGACCTACCTGAAGGGATCCGGGTTGCCCGATCGACTGAAGCACTACCAGAATGAATGGCGCAATATCCGTGAATACATTGAACAACGAGAACGTGAATTTTGCTTGGATGGCTGCGAACTTGACGTACAAGAGGAGATTCAGTATATTGAGCACCTGTACGAAGGTGTAAAACGGGAGATCGAAGGAATgaacggcggcggcggcgagaGTCGCGCGCCGATGCAACATGGCCAGTCCAATCGAAGATCATTCTTGCCTTCGCAATCGCGGAGCCAGGATGCTTCAGGTCCAAGTCCTGTGACGATTCCGGAACGGTCTTACGAAAAGATATGATATGGTTCACGTTGAAATGTGTATGTGCTGTGATGTAATGTGTGCTATATTAATTGATACTGTCCGTCCTTCAGCAGAGGCTATGTGTACGTGTACGTGTGCGTGTCCATCACGATATAGTCGGGAATCTAATGAACAACTGCAGTTCGCCTTTACCAGGGCACGCACTGCTTTGGATGTGTTTTAATATGAGAGATGACCTCGCCTTACAAGCAACCGCTTTATTCATACCATAGGCTCCGATCCGCCACCTGCTATTCTACCGTCAAGTGGCGGCAAATTAATCTTAATCACCGTCTTCGAGAACCGAGAAAAGGCCCTAGAACAAACACGCGCCTACACTGCAAAGAGAATACTACTATACCAACCTTACACTAATACCCTAGTCCATTAAATCCGACGCAAACTAAACCAGGAACAGCATTAACACAATCCTTTAATACGAATTATATTAACCCATCTTGGCATCGAACATCGAACAAAATAAccacaccaccaaaacccaCCTTACACCAATCCACCTCCCATCCAAACGAAGACAACAAAACCCAACATAAAAGCATACGAtgagaataaaaaaagaaaaatgcccCTAGAACTCCACCTCGCGATACCCCCAGACACACCAACCCTGGcaaccctcttcttcacaacCTTCTCCGACGCCTTCAACACGAAACTCTTCCCCCGCACACCGGACGTGCACACCTGGTGGACACGCGCCTTAACAAAAGATATCGGGAACCCGCGCAAACGCCTCCTAAAAGTAATCGACACAGACGCTGACCCGGCCAGAAACGAGCCTACGATTGTGGGATTCGCGCTTTGGTCACTCCCTGCCCCGGTGTCCAATGCCCCAACAACGGAGTCTAAGACCGGGTCCGAGGAGATACAGACAGACGAACTCGAGGATGGACTCAGTCCGCCTTGGCCGGAGAGCTGTGACGGGGCGTTATGCGAGAGGTTCTTTGGTAGTAATTATGAGTGGCAGGTCAAGGTTATGGGGGATAAGAGGTATTATTGTATGTTCTTGtccctttttattcttcttcttttgtcactttgaggctgtggtggtggtggtttgggtAGTCGTGCTGATTTGAATGCGATGGTAGCTTTGGATATTATAGGGACGCATCCTGcggcgaggagaagaggcGTGGCGACGATGCTGGTTAATTGGGGATTGGAGAGGGCGAGGGAAGATGGATTGGAGGTGTATTTGTCTTCTACGCAAGAGGGGAGATTTGTTTATGAGAGATTGGGATTTGAGGTGAGGTCGACgggggaggtggatgggtATGTGTAGGACTCCATGATTTGGGTtccttgattcttttttctcctgttGCTTTTAATAATATGGGAGGGGATGTATTTATATTATAAGATCCCAGCCAAACAATATATTTGTACAAGTAGTATCCAGTAGTGTATATATCGACAGCAAACTTCCAAACCCAtcaaaaaaggaaatatctCGGCCAAGTGACGTTGGAACCCTAATCCAATCCTAAAACAAAGATTGAGAAGTTCAGTTTCGGCGAATAACCCAGCTTAGAAATCAATTCAATTGAACCTTCATTGCAGTCCGATAAGGAAACCAACCCATTTAAACCAAACCCCACTTTCCACCAAAAGCCGCGTGCGATTCCCTCTCAATTGCGACATAGGCTACACTTTTCATATCATAGACAATCTCCCATTATATTTAGCACTGGAGCTGCAATTCCAGTTGCAATAAACAGTCAATAACCAGTACCAAAGTACCAATTCCAAACAccaaagacaagcaaaatGGGCGACGCAGCATTAGCACCCAAAGAACATCTACTGATAACCTTCATGCGGGACTTAGCCCCGGATCAACtggaggagatcaaggctAAGTTCCCGGGGCTGGAGGTGTCGAGTGTGACGttgaagaggggggaggatATTCCTAGTGGTGAGTTATATCCTACAGTCTACCTATGTCTATCGGTATCAATATAACTAAAGCTAATTATTGGATGTGTAATCATGCAGAACTAGCCAAGAAGGCATCTTACATTGTTACATTTACTAATCTCCCAAAACCCGAGGATGCTGGgaagtatgtatatacaatacATTTATTAAATCCGCTTTTGCATATATATGCAGTCATGAAGCCAATTGTGAGGGAGACGATCGGATGATATTAACAGCTCTACAGTATTAAATTTATCCACTTCCTCTCCGCCGGCTTGGACCATGCTATCCAGCACCCCATCTTCAAGGAAACTGCTATCCCGTTGACAAGCAGCTCGGGGGTTCATGCGCCCCCGATCGCCGAGTGGACGGTCATGAACTGGCTCGTTCACACACGCAAGTATGCATACATGTACGAAGGGCAGAAGAACCATGAATGGCGCGATAGCAATAGCGGGTATTTTCAGGGTGTGCACGATCAAGTAGGGAAACGGGTTGGGATATTGGGGTATGGGAGTATTGGACGGCAGAgtatgttcttctcttctcttttttctatctatcttTCTACATTTATACATCTACCCCTAAGAATACCCAATGTAAACAAGAACCCAGCTAACAAGAGATAAACACCAGTCGGCCGCGTATCCCATGCCCTAGGCATGAAAGTCTACGCCTACACAGCCTCACCACGCCCAACCCCATCCTCACGCCACGACAACGGCTTCATCGTCCCCAACACAGGCGACAAAGAAGGCACAATCCCCATTTCCTGGCACCACGGAACCGACAAAGCATCCATCCGCGAATTCCTCGCTCTCGGTCTCGACCATCTCGTCATCTCGCTTCCGCTGACACCGCAAACGACGCATCTTCTCGGGGCAGAGGAATTCGCGCTCTTGGCGGCTAGTCAGGGATCGAAAGGGGCGAAGCCGTATTTGACGAATATATCGCGTGGGAAGGTTCTTGATCAGGAGGCGTTAATTGGGGCGTTGAAATCGGGTGATTTGAGTGGTGCGGCGTTGGATGTTACGGATCCTGAGCCGCTGCCTGCTGGGCATCCGTTGTGGGATGCTCCGAATGTGCAGATTAGTCCTCATGTGAGTTCTTTGGGGGTGGAGTATTTTCC from Aspergillus oryzae RIB40 DNA, chromosome 1 encodes the following:
- a CDS encoding GNAT family N-acetyltransferase (predicted protein), with amino-acid sequence MPLELHLAIPPDTPTLATLFFTTFSDAFNTKLFPRTPDVHTWWTRALTKDIGNPRKRLLKVIDTDADPARNEPTIVGFALWSLPAPVSNAPTTESKTGSEEIQTDELEDGLSPPWPESCDGALCERFFGSNYEWQVKVMGDKRYYWTHPAARRRGVATMLVNWGLERAREDGLEVYLSSTQEGRFVYERLGFEVRSTGEVDGQTIYLYK
- a CDS encoding uncharacterized protein (predicted protein), with amino-acid sequence MTSEQYPHRDGLARRLLAAFIGNPDPVLPTAAHSVPTMNNHSETMGLPPEVRAKRLTIARTEANALIPPSDKLLVFRALTGIDSVPTLNTLHHYNRTVPNVGIYARVVEAEQTTAKRYRFYSILINTCLDVQIVVAASLTALGAASGPHSAVTAFGAINTIMAGILTYLKGSGLPDRLKHYQNEWRNIREYIEQREREFCLDGCELDVQEEIQYIEHLYEGVKREIEGMNGGGGESRAPMQHGQSNRRSFLPSQSRSQDASGPSPVTIPERSYEKI
- a CDS encoding CDC5/polo family serine/threonine-protein kinase (polo-like serine/threonine protein kinase), which codes for MEALSPRSTNQVIKPKPMERKVLDRNAAAAAAAQKAASSKNHAPPPPSLVAEPEEDGERYSTGAFLGKGGFAICYEGTLLRNHRVFAMKVVRSEMAQKKMQEKRTPAGLKFRTELQIHSKMRHPHIVTFHRAFAFEKCIYVILELCPNGSVMDMVKKRRSLSLPEVRRFMIQLCGAVKYLHKRNVAHRDLKMGNLFLDQNMDIKVGDFGLAAMIISEKDEKRRKTLCGTPNYIAPEVLDKSKGGHTQKVDIWSLDSKAGLNDSSSFAMLTGYPPFQSKTQEEIYKKVRSLTYVWPKDSECSNHIPEEAKSLVSSCLNLAENERPDPDDIVEHPFFHMYEGCIPKRLDPACCLAKPIWLKPDEPRGDRMMFGNSLDYDEKLASYIEYVDDPNQRYPICKAAFYSLCGVGRKPDGSARKAAGKNASKSAFAECLVEEERGLQPVIPLPEDIVYRYPHAPEGDWSIPEATLVSRRDGALQDTTLLSSRSTLSLRSNSVSLTRTQAALAAAQQRRQASQSHAATLRQQASIGRGSLRKITALCDPPALTKPALPEVRELALDVGPVPSGGLAERPIRARRGVSGSLRDSERNTASVESKTGHEAGVLTVGKTRSQSRRLEAANQESAGLPNAKERSAPTAPEKLPIISRQSSLRAPTKTEPRDAPNHKDSGKLTAKDELDAQSRRLAAEAQSQQSSRSGSKASPPAGSKPRSSIGLHPLFHKDDSCELLPRSSVIDVNADLRHMLANLVPYSSARRRTASRRAPHTYVIKWVDYTNRYGIGYVLDDGSVGCVFKSGNGQPASGVVMRDGEKHIRRKARHQERKENGAYAYSEAGQLIPRNGRLVEFYENCDNELPENRGSIRRAFVSPSVFERESSSSSSSGLVYKARLNASVECARADAEKIKRVKLAHQFGEYMIGSLGRNEAYLEDQLPPDHHGQFVKFYQRFGNVGVWGFGDGAFQFNFPDHTKVVISPGRTRSSSPWIDFYHLSPSAARYLSSKGKMHPSGFDSRSMASDEAGTFLSIAYGTGTTPKDERLRDILEANAFLPKITFMKAVLKGWIKLGRLGERPLDQQSASDGLFWEGAQERPQSGGSGSRFVWVTVGAPGGDTEYRSVSLKKAENEPDGEMDALRERLRRLGVPS
- a CDS encoding D-isomer specific 2-hydroxyacid dehydrogenase family protein (phosphoglycerate dehydrogenase and related dehydrogenases) — protein: MGDAALAPKEHLLITFMRDLAPDQLEEIKAKFPGLEVSSVTLKRGEDIPSELAKKASYIVTFTNLPKPEDAGNIKFIHFLSAGLDHAIQHPIFKETAIPLTSSSGVHAPPIAEWTVMNWLVHTRKYAYMYEGQKNHEWRDSNSGYFQGVHDQVGKRVGILGYGSIGRQTSPRPTPSSRHDNGFIVPNTGDKEGTIPISWHHGTDKASIREFLALGLDHLVISLPLTPQTTHLLGAEEFALLAASQGSKGAKPYLTNISRGKVLDQEALIGALKSGDLSGAALDVTDPEPLPAGHPLWDAPNVQISPHVSSLGVEYFPRSLDIVKENVGRVKRGEELLNVYKRGKGY